The Ruficoccus amylovorans genome has a segment encoding these proteins:
- a CDS encoding 2Fe-2S iron-sulfur cluster-binding protein — MSENGQPKLVTINIDGKDFEVPDGMNLVDACESVGVEVPHYCYHPHLSVSGNCRMCLVEMGMPMRDRATGEPIMDDDTGKQKIGWMPKPAIACASKATPGVHIKTQSDLTKSCREGVMEFLLVNHPLDCPICDQAGECRLQEFATDYGRGFSRYVEEKNVKPKRTVLGPRVTLDDERCILCSRCVRFCSEIDKNPVLGFTERGSHNTLTCYPGTQLDSNYSLNTVDICPVGALTSTDFRFKMRVWFLKPTKSICTESSAGVNTEVWSREGKLYRVTPRRNDEVNDTWMTDSGRMLYKLVEAEDRMQRFRIDGQVASLGNAVLRARELIQLGSVAYVASGHLSVEEQAMFGKLVAKEPGSVTFVSHAEEGDGRLITNDRTPNVRGGLVTGLINELPVAQLDQLRAQLEAGEVATIVSYGEDLVAAGIPADLLKKANVVYLGTHRNATTDLARVLLPTLTVFEKTGTFINQQFRLQKFYQAVPGPAGLMPDVFVLDALLAECAGGAPCRPTLGQIWEHLNETVDILKDVNFSKIPETGLLLDGSAYADLPFCEGPGWHYEPKAELAAATANL; from the coding sequence ATGTCAGAGAACGGACAGCCCAAATTGGTGACCATCAACATTGATGGCAAAGACTTCGAGGTTCCCGATGGGATGAACCTGGTGGATGCCTGCGAAAGCGTCGGCGTTGAAGTCCCGCATTACTGCTACCACCCGCACCTCTCGGTGTCGGGTAACTGCCGCATGTGCCTGGTGGAGATGGGGATGCCGATGCGCGACCGCGCCACCGGCGAGCCCATCATGGACGACGACACCGGCAAGCAGAAGATCGGCTGGATGCCCAAGCCCGCCATCGCCTGCGCCAGCAAGGCCACGCCCGGGGTCCACATCAAGACCCAGAGCGACCTGACCAAGAGCTGTCGCGAGGGCGTGATGGAGTTCCTCCTGGTCAACCACCCGCTGGATTGCCCGATCTGCGACCAGGCCGGCGAGTGCCGCCTGCAGGAGTTTGCCACCGACTACGGACGCGGGTTCAGCCGCTACGTGGAGGAGAAAAACGTCAAGCCCAAGCGCACCGTGCTGGGGCCGCGCGTCACCCTCGACGACGAGCGCTGCATCCTGTGCTCGCGCTGCGTGCGCTTCTGCTCCGAGATCGACAAGAACCCGGTTCTCGGCTTCACCGAGCGGGGCAGCCACAACACGCTGACTTGTTATCCCGGCACCCAGCTTGACAGCAATTACTCGCTCAACACCGTGGACATCTGCCCGGTGGGCGCGCTCACGAGCACGGATTTCCGTTTCAAGATGCGCGTGTGGTTCCTCAAACCGACCAAGTCCATCTGCACCGAGAGTAGCGCGGGCGTGAACACCGAGGTCTGGAGCCGCGAGGGCAAGCTTTACCGCGTGACTCCGCGCCGCAACGACGAGGTCAACGATACCTGGATGACCGACTCGGGCCGGATGCTTTACAAACTCGTCGAGGCCGAAGACCGCATGCAGCGCTTCCGCATCGACGGGCAGGTCGCCTCTCTGGGCAACGCTGTCCTGCGCGCCCGTGAGCTGATCCAGCTCGGTTCGGTCGCCTACGTCGCCTCGGGCCACCTCAGCGTCGAGGAGCAGGCCATGTTTGGCAAGCTCGTCGCCAAGGAGCCCGGCTCGGTCACGTTTGTCAGCCACGCGGAGGAGGGCGACGGACGCCTGATCACCAACGACCGCACGCCGAATGTGCGCGGCGGCCTCGTTACCGGGCTGATTAACGAGCTTCCCGTGGCTCAGTTGGATCAGCTCCGCGCCCAGCTCGAAGCCGGTGAGGTAGCGACCATTGTCAGCTATGGCGAGGATCTCGTCGCGGCGGGCATCCCGGCCGACCTGCTGAAAAAGGCGAATGTCGTTTACCTCGGCACGCACCGCAACGCCACCACCGACCTGGCCCGCGTGCTGCTGCCAACGCTGACGGTTTTCGAAAAGACCGGCACGTTTATCAACCAGCAGTTCCGCCTGCAGAAGTTCTACCAGGCCGTGCCTGGCCCGGCGGGGCTGATGCCGGACGTGTTCGTGCTCGACGCCCTTCTGGCCGAGTGTGCCGGGGGCGCGCCCTGCCGCCCCACGCTGGGGCAGATTTGGGAGCACCTGAACGAGACGGTGGACATCCTCAAGGACGTGAATTTCTCCAAGATTCCCGAAACCGGCCTTCTGCTCGACGGCTCGGCATACGCCGACCTGCCGTTCTGCGAAGGCCCCGGCTGGCACTACGAGCCCAAGGCCGAACTGGCGGCAGCCACCGCTAACCTTTAA
- the nuoF gene encoding NADH-quinone oxidoreductase subunit NuoF produces the protein MAIQERRIIYKHVDEPGYTADIDCYLRNGGYEVLKKALQAKPEDLCKEVFDSGLTGRGGAGFPTGMKWKFLDRKSGKPIYLVCNADESEPGTFKDRQIIYQDPHQLIEGMAISAYAIQAKQAFIYIRGEFINGARILETAIEEARAKGFIGEDICGSGYSCDIVVHRGAGAYICGEETGLIESLEGKRGYPRIKPPYFPAVLGLYQCPTIVNNVETLSQVKHIIEMGGTEFAKIGVKGDTGTHIFGVSGHVQRPGYYEIEAGSATFGELLYDLCGGPLPGRKFKALIPGGSSTKILRFGERFTGKHPNTGEPFDWGVEDIPLDAISLRACGTFLGTGGSIVMDDSTDMMEVIANLMAFYGHESCGQCTPCREGSLWLNKMTTRMTCGHARPEDVDLMKNIADQIEGRTICAHGEAVAWPVQSHYNKFKDEYLDKIAHQGDGRGRYNPNGYPLI, from the coding sequence ATGGCCATTCAGGAACGCCGAATAATTTACAAGCACGTCGATGAGCCCGGCTACACCGCGGACATCGACTGCTACCTGCGCAATGGCGGCTACGAGGTGCTCAAGAAAGCGCTCCAGGCCAAGCCCGAGGATCTGTGCAAGGAAGTCTTCGACTCCGGGCTGACCGGGCGGGGTGGGGCAGGGTTCCCCACCGGCATGAAGTGGAAGTTCCTCGACCGCAAGTCCGGCAAGCCCATCTACCTCGTCTGCAACGCCGACGAATCCGAGCCGGGTACTTTCAAGGACCGCCAAATCATTTATCAGGACCCGCACCAGTTGATCGAGGGCATGGCAATTTCCGCCTACGCCATCCAGGCCAAGCAGGCCTTTATATATATCCGTGGCGAGTTTATCAACGGGGCGCGCATCCTGGAAACCGCCATTGAGGAGGCCCGCGCCAAGGGCTTCATCGGCGAGGACATCTGCGGCTCCGGCTACTCCTGCGACATCGTGGTCCACCGCGGCGCGGGGGCCTACATCTGCGGTGAGGAAACCGGCCTGATCGAGTCCCTCGAAGGCAAACGCGGCTACCCGCGCATCAAGCCCCCGTACTTCCCCGCCGTGCTCGGCCTGTACCAGTGCCCGACCATCGTCAACAACGTCGAAACCCTCTCGCAGGTGAAGCACATCATCGAGATGGGCGGGACGGAGTTCGCGAAGATCGGGGTCAAGGGCGACACCGGCACCCACATTTTCGGCGTCAGCGGCCACGTGCAGCGCCCCGGCTACTACGAGATCGAAGCCGGATCGGCCACCTTTGGCGAGCTTCTGTACGATCTGTGCGGCGGCCCGCTGCCGGGCCGCAAGTTCAAGGCGCTCATCCCCGGCGGTTCCTCGACCAAGATCCTTCGTTTCGGTGAACGCTTCACGGGAAAACACCCGAACACCGGCGAACCCTTTGACTGGGGCGTGGAAGACATCCCGCTCGACGCCATCAGCCTGCGCGCCTGCGGCACCTTTCTGGGGACCGGCGGCTCCATCGTCATGGACGACTCGACCGACATGATGGAGGTCATCGCCAACCTCATGGCCTTCTACGGCCACGAGAGCTGCGGCCAGTGTACGCCCTGCCGCGAAGGCTCCCTGTGGCTGAACAAGATGACGACCCGCATGACCTGCGGGCACGCCCGCCCCGAAGACGTGGATCTGATGAAAAACATCGCCGACCAGATCGAGGGCCGCACCATTTGCGCCCACGGTGAGGCCGTTGCCTGGCCGGTGCAGAGCCACTACAACAAATTCAAGGACGAGTACCTGGACAAGATCGCCCATCAGGGTGACGGTCGAGGCCGCTACAACCCGAACGGATACCCGCTGATCTAA
- the nuoE gene encoding complex I 24 kDa subunit family protein, with protein MDLAPETLQKIESLFPKYPDKRSLTLPLCHLVQEDQGYLSDEAMKWIAAKLEIEPMKVLEVVSFYPMFRRKPIGKVHVKVCRTLSCALNGAYKTCEKLEEALACKRGGTSEDGNYTIEFVECIADCGKGPVVQVDDRLYENCGPEQLEELIARIKEAASADPVTARTAPEPGTPAYKG; from the coding sequence ATGGACCTTGCGCCTGAAACTCTGCAAAAAATCGAATCGCTCTTTCCGAAGTACCCGGACAAGCGCAGCCTGACGCTGCCGCTGTGCCACTTGGTCCAGGAGGACCAGGGCTACCTCTCGGATGAGGCCATGAAGTGGATTGCCGCCAAGCTTGAGATCGAGCCCATGAAGGTGCTCGAAGTCGTCAGCTTCTACCCGATGTTCCGTCGCAAGCCCATCGGCAAGGTCCATGTAAAAGTCTGCCGCACGCTCTCGTGCGCGCTCAACGGCGCTTACAAGACCTGCGAAAAGCTGGAAGAAGCACTGGCCTGCAAGCGCGGGGGCACCTCCGAGGACGGCAACTACACGATTGAGTTTGTCGAGTGCATCGCCGACTGCGGAAAGGGGCCTGTCGTCCAGGTCGATGACCGCCTTTACGAGAACTGTGGTCCCGAGCAACTCGAAGAGCTGATCGCCCGCATCAAGGAGGCCGCATCCGCCGACCCCGTAACCGCCCGCACTGCGCCCGAACCGGGCACACCAGCCTATAAAGGTTAA